From Aedes albopictus strain Foshan chromosome 1, AalbF5, whole genome shotgun sequence, one genomic window encodes:
- the LOC109622284 gene encoding xaa-Pro aminopeptidase ApepP, protein MWKLAAFLLVGASTILALIPTIAATTVSQQGLMRRTKCLNRDRIQVYDGHDKTLHQRLTALRNEMRTRASTQSTELDAYLVTSYDEHMSDHLMESDERLKFLTGFTGTTGEAVVTTKSAALWVDARFYEQADYELNCDWRIFRSGEHPTISEWVLTELSPESRLGADPQLVPHSLWVSLERQLNSDYIKLIKIHRNLVDLVWGSRRPAPKLNSIKVQPLRFAGEHWEVKVNKLRSNLTAMRSDAMIVTSLTEVAYILNLRGSDIPYTPVFKAYLLVSNREIILYTNNTRKNMGLLNHLKSHSCHNEYCVQIKEYQDVLRDLRTLSQHWKRVLVPSAVVFDMGASEAIHSVLPRELVLDRPSPIIFLRAQKNEVEQQGMIKAHIRDGAAMCEVLSYLEERFIAGDHFTELSLAREVDRSRKIQDLSEGPSFKTIVAFGAHSAIPHYTPSNRTDFEITEYGTLLIDSGGQYQDGTTDVSRTIHLGEPHPDQIRAYTNVLIGMIRLSVLTFPENLKPAELDALARGPVWGEMNDYPHGTGHGIGSYSSVHESPISVAYTTKQRYSFKDGYFFSNEPGYYKKGEFGIRLENVLQVHDTGKVHPSGNKFLSFEDITLVPFEPKMIDRSLLSAPEIKWINDYNARIRQLVGDELKRKQKMEAFYWMMNKTRNIPEYRSEADYGAAGSVSLNFRVVALVLATIITNILFLG, encoded by the exons CGTCGACGATATTGGCACTTATCCCAACGATCGCAGCCACCACCGTTAGCCAACAGGGATTGATGCGAAGAACCAAGTGTCTAAATCGGGATCGCATACAG GTATACGATGGACACGACAAAACGTTACACCAACGACTGACGGCTTTGCGCAACGAGATGCGTACCAGGGCGTCGACCCAGAGTACGGAACTTGATGCGTATCTGGTAACTTCGTACGACGAGCACATGTCCGATCATCTTATGGAATCGGACGAACGGTTGAAGTTCTTGACCGGGTTCACTGGGACTACGGGCGAGGCCGTCGTGACCACAAAGTCGGCCGCCCTGTGGGTTGACGCCAGATTCTATGAACAAGCGGACTACGAGCTGAACTGCGATTGGAGAATTTTCCGAAGCGGGGAACATCCCACAATTTCGGAATGGGTTTTG ACTGAACTGAGTCCAGAAAGTCGACTAGGAGCCGATCCGCAGCTGGTGCCGCATTCTTTATGGGTTAGTCTGGAACGACAGCTCAACTCGGACTACATCAAACTGATCAAGATTCATCGCAACTTGGTAGACTTAGTGTGGGGCTCCCGACGACCAGCGCCGAAGCTCAACTCCATTAAGGTACAACCGTTGCGGTTTGCCGGTGAACACTGGGAAGTCAAGGTCAATAAGCTCCGGTCCAATTTGACGGCCATGAGGTCTGATGCAATGATCGTTACGTCGCTGACGGAAGTAGCTTACATCTTGAATCTTCGAGGGAGTGATATTCCGTACACGCCAGTGTTCAAGGCATACCTACTTGTAAGCAACCGGGAGATCATTCTGTACACGAACAACACTCGCAAGAACATGGGTCTGCTGAACCACCTCAAGTCTCACAGTTGTCACAATGAGTATTGTGTGCA AATCAAGGAATACCAAGACGTACTGCGGGACTTGCGGACGCTATCTCAACATTGGAAGCGCGTCCTCGTGCCATCAGCGGTGGTCTTCGATATGGGTGCATCGGAAGCGATACACTCAGTGCTGCCTAGAGAACTGGTACTGGACAGGCCTTCACCGatcatttttctgcgtgcgcaGAAAAACGAGGTCGAACAACAGGGCATGATCAAGGCGCACATCCGTGATGGAGCGGCCATGTGTGAAGTTCTGAGCTATTTGGAAGAAAGG TTCATAGCCGGCGATCACTTTACGGAGCTTTCCCTTGCCCGAGAAGTCGATCGTAGTCGCAAAATCCAAGATCTTTCGGAAGGGCCATCCTTTAAAACGATCGTGGCTTTCGGTGCGCATAGTGCCATCCCGCATTATACGCCCAGCAATCGCACGGACTTCGAAATCACCGAATATGGGACGCTCCTGATAGATTCCGGAGGCCAGTATCAGGACGGAACAACTGACGTCAGCCGGACGATTCATCTGGGTGAACCTCATCCTGATCAGATCCGAGCCTACACAAATGTACTGATCGGGATGATACGGTTGTCCGTTCTGACCTTTCCGGAAAATCTCAAGCCAGCCGAGTTGGATGCTCTGGCCAGGGGTCCCGTCTGGGGAGAAATGAATGACTATCCGCACGGGACGGGCCATGGTATTGGGTCGTATTCCTCCGTTCATGAGT CTCCCATCAGTGTAGCTTACACAACGAAGCAGCGATACAGTTTCAAAGATGGATATTTCTTTTCAAATG AACCTGGATACTACAAAAAGGGAGAATTTGGAATACGTTTGGAAAACGTTCTACAGGTTCATGATACTGGAAAAGTTCATCCGTCAGGCAACAAATTCCTCTCATTTGAGGATATCACTTTGGTACCTTTCGAACCTAAAATGATCGATCGCTCGCTTCTGAGCGCTCCTGAG ATCAAATGGATCAACGACTACAATGCTCGCATCCGGCAGCTCGTAGGAGACGAGCTGAAACGCAAACAAAAAATGGAAGCCTTCTACTGGATGATGAACAAAACGCGAAACATTCCCGAGTATCGGTCCGAAGCGGACTACGGAGCTGCTGGATCTGTTTCGCTGAACTTCCGAGTCGTTGCCCTTGTACTAGCGACTATCATAACTAATATTCTGTTTCTTGGATAG